Proteins encoded by one window of Flagellimonas lutaonensis:
- a CDS encoding succinylglutamate desuccinylase/aspartoacylase family protein: protein MHTEKGENKTIAINGHSVLPGENKLVRIEIARLPTGTLIDIPIHVFNSKRAGPTVLVQAGLHGDEVNGVEAVRRLLQDTSLQVETGALVMVPILNIFGFIHFSRDVPDGKDVNRSFPGRKKGSLASRIAYHYTAEVLPQVDMAIDLHTGGAQRHNHPQVRYTEGDAKSKELAKAFGAPYHFSAKLIKGSFRKTMYGMGKPTIVYEAGESMRIDEAAIQKASKGIKNVLVHLKMLKGRKRQSASVHLETTRWLRAAKAGMFIPGVENGSSIQKGQLLGVITDTYSKKSRGIKAPFDGHVFCINHQAVVNQGDALFHVGC from the coding sequence ATGCATACCGAAAAAGGAGAAAATAAGACCATCGCCATAAACGGGCATTCTGTTTTACCGGGCGAGAATAAACTCGTCCGTATCGAGATAGCCCGCTTACCGACCGGAACCCTTATTGACATCCCCATTCATGTTTTCAATTCGAAACGGGCAGGCCCCACGGTTTTGGTACAGGCCGGGCTACATGGCGATGAGGTGAACGGGGTAGAGGCGGTTCGGCGGCTCTTGCAAGACACATCGCTTCAAGTGGAAACCGGGGCGCTCGTAATGGTGCCCATTTTGAATATCTTCGGCTTTATCCATTTTTCGAGGGATGTGCCCGATGGAAAAGATGTCAATCGTAGCTTTCCGGGAAGAAAAAAGGGATCCTTGGCCAGTAGAATAGCCTATCACTACACTGCTGAGGTGTTGCCACAGGTCGATATGGCCATAGACCTGCACACGGGTGGCGCCCAACGCCACAACCACCCCCAAGTGAGATACACCGAGGGCGATGCCAAAAGCAAGGAGCTGGCCAAGGCATTTGGTGCTCCGTACCATTTTTCAGCAAAGCTGATCAAGGGCTCTTTTAGAAAAACGATGTACGGTATGGGCAAGCCTACCATAGTTTACGAAGCCGGTGAAAGCATGCGTATTGACGAGGCAGCAATACAGAAGGCATCTAAGGGCATTAAAAACGTACTGGTCCATTTAAAGATGCTGAAGGGCAGAAAAAGGCAATCGGCATCGGTTCATCTTGAGACCACCCGATGGCTTCGGGCCGCCAAGGCAGGCATGTTCATACCTGGGGTAGAAAATGGGAGCAGCATTCAGAAAGGACAATTATTGGGGGTCATAACCGACACGTATTCAAAAAAGAGCAGGGGTATCAAAGCGCCTTTTGATGGCCATGTGTTCTGTATCAACCACCAAGCGGTGGTAAACCAAGGCGATGCTT